A genomic segment from Saimiri boliviensis isolate mSaiBol1 chromosome 14, mSaiBol1.pri, whole genome shotgun sequence encodes:
- the LOC101046480 gene encoding uncharacterized protein LOC101046480, protein MGAAARLSAPRALVLWAALGAAAHIGPAPDPEDWWSYKDNLHGNFVPGPPFWGLVNAAWSLCAVGKRQSPVDVELKRVLYDPFLPPLRLSTGGEKLRGTLYNTGRHVSFLPAPRPVVNVSGGPLLYSHRLSELRLLFGARDGTGSEHQINHQGFSAEVQLIHFNQELYGNFSAASRGPNGLAILSLFVNVAGSSNPFLSRLLNRDTITRISYKNDAYFLQDLSLELLFPESFGFITYQGSLSTPPCSETVTWILIDRALNITSLQMHSLRLLSQNPPSQIFQSLSGNGRPLQPLAHRALRGNRDPRHPERRCRGPNYRLHVQLPTVLPITVNFQNGRLDPLPASKSYYPMLFHNLTAPFPLTEKLQAQCFCTWYIRVPSWQTPDGGGLRGPTHAPCPVHPKVTPPAVVAREPGGRCQAMARPVSDRTPAPLLLGGPAGTPPSGGALLGLRSLLQGTSKPKEPASCLLKEKERKAALPAATTPGPGLETAGPADASAGAVVGGGSPRGRPGAVPGPGLLAPLLWERTLPFGDVEYVDLDAFLLEHGLPPSPPAPGGPSPEPSPARTPAPSPGPGSCGSASPHSSPGHAPARAALGAASGHRAGLTSRDTPSPVDPDTVEVLMTFEPDPADLALSSIPGHETFDPRRHRFSEEELKPQPIMKKARKIQVPEEQKDEKYWSRRYKNNEAAKRSRDARRLKENQISVRAAFLEKENALLRQEVVAVRQELSHYRAVLSRYQAQHGAL, encoded by the exons ATGGGGGCTGCAGCTCGTCTGAGCGCCCCTCGAGCGCTGGTCCTCTGGGCTGCACTAGGGGCAGCAG CTCACATCGGACCAGCGCCTGACCCCGAGGACTGGTGGAGCTACAAGGATAATCTCCACGGGAACTTCGTGCCAG GGCCTCCTTTCTGGGGGCTGGTGAATGCAGCGTGGAGTCTGTGTGCTGTGGGGAAGCGGCAGAGCCCCGTGGATGTGGAGCTGAAGAGGGTCCTTTATGACCCCTTTCTGCCCCCATTAAGGCTCAGCACTGGAGGAGAGAAG CTCCGGGGAACCTTGTACAACACTGGCCGACATGTCTCCTTCCTGCCTGCACCTCGACCTGTGGTCAATGTGTCTGGGGGTCCCCTCCTCTATAGCCACCGACTCAGTGAACTGCGACTGCTGTTTGGAGCTCGAGACGGAACCGGCTCCGAACATCAGATCAACCATCAGGGCTTCTCTGCTGAG GTGCAGCTGATTCACTTCAACCAGGAACTCTACGGGAATTTCAGCGCCGCCTCCCGCGGCCCTAATGGCCTGGCCATTCTCAGCCTCTTTGTCAAC GTGGCCGGTAGCTCTAACCCATTCCTCAGTCGCCTCCTTAACCGCGACACCATCACACGCATCTCCTACAAGA ATGATGCCTACTTTCTTCAAGACCTGAGCCTGGAGCTCCTGTTCCCCGAATCCTTCGGCTTCATCACCTATCAGGGCTCTCTCAGCACTCCGCCCTGCTCCGAGACTGTCACCTGGATCCTCATTGACCGGGCCCTCAATATCACCTCCCTCCAG ATGCACTCCCTGAGACTCCTGAGCCAGAATCCTCCATCCCAGATCTTCCAGAGCCTCAGCGGTAACGGCCGGCCCCTGCAGCCCTTGGCCCACAGGGCACTGAGGGGCAACAGGGACCCCCGGCACCCCGAGAGGCGCTGCCGAGGCCCCAACTACCGCCTGCATG TCCAATTACCTACTGTGCTTCCTATTACTGTGAATTTCCAAAATGGTCGTTTGGATCCTCTCCCCGCTTCCAAATCGTACTACCCTATGCTGTTCCACAATCTGACTGCTCCCTTCCCCCTTACTGAGAAACTACAAG CCCAGTGCTTCTGCACCTGGTACATTCGGGTTCCCAGCTGGCAGACTCCAGACGGTGGAGGCCTGCGCGGCCCAACGCACGCCCCCTGCCCCGTCCATCCTAAAGTGACGCCCCCTGCCGTTGTC GCCCGTGAGCCTGGGGGCAGGTGCCAGGCGATGGCGCGGCCTGTGAGCGACAGGACCCCGGCCCCTCTGCTGCTGGGCGGCCCGGCCGGGACCCCTCCCAGTGGGGGAGCTCTGCTTGGGCTGCGGAGCCTTCTGCAGGGGACCAGCAAGCCCAAAGAGCCGGCCAGCT GTCTCCTGAAGGAAAAGGAGCGCAAGGCGGCCCTGCCCGCAGCCACAACCCCTGGACCGGGCCTGGAGACGGCGGGCCCGGCGGATGCCTCGGCTGGGGCGGTGGTGGGCGGCGGGTCCCCGCGGGGTCGCCCGGGGGCGGTCCCCGGCCCGGGTCTGTTGGCGCCACTGCTGTGGGAGCGCACGCTGCCGTTCGGCGATGTGGAGTACGTGGACCTGGACGCCTTCCTGCTGGAGCACGGGCTCCCGCCCAGCCCTCCGGCACCCGGTGGCCCGTCGCCGGAGCCGTCGCCCGCGCGGACGCCCGCACCCTCCCCAGGGCCTGGCTCCTGCGGCTCAGCTTCCCCCCACTCCTCTCCTGGGCACGCCCCCGCCCGGGCTGCCCTCGGGGCCGCCAGCGGCCACCGCGCAG GCCTGACTTCTCGGGACACACCGAGCCCTGTGGACCCAGACACCGTGGAGGTGCTGATGACCTTTGAACCCGACCCAGCTGATCTTGCCCTATCAAGCATTCCTGGCCATGAGACCTTTGACCCTCGGAGACATCGCTTCTCAGAGGAGGAACTTAAGCCCCAGCCAATCATGAAGAAGGCAAGGAAAATCCAGGTGCCAGAGGAGCAGAAG GACGAGAAATACTGGAGCCGGCGATACAAGAACAACGAGGCAGCCAAGCGATCCCGGGATGCCCGACGGCTCAAGGAGAACCAGATTTCGGTGCGGGCGGCCTTCCTGGAGAAGGAGAACGCCCTGCTGCGGCAGGAAGTGGTGGCAGTGCGCCAGGAGCTGTCCCACTACCGCGCTGTGCTGTCCCGATACCAGGCCCAGCACGGGGCCCTGTGA
- the SPHK2 gene encoding sphingosine kinase 2 isoform X3, with translation MAPPPPPLAASTPLLHGEFGSYPARGPRYALTLTSQALHIQRLRPKPEARPRGGLVPLAEVSGCCTLRSRSPSDSAAYFCIYTYPRGRLGGRRRATRTFRADGAATYEENRAEAQRWAIALTCLLRGLPLPGDGEITTDLLPRPPRLLLLVNPFGGRGLAWQWCKNYVLPMISEAGLSFNLIQTERQNHARELVQGLRLSEWDGIVTVSGDGLLYEVLNGLLDRSDWEEAVKMPVGILPCGSGNALAGAVNQHGGFEPALGLDLLLNCSLLLCRGGGHPLDLLSVTLASGSRCFSFLSVAWGFVSDVDIQSERFRALGSVRFTLGTMLGLATLHTYRGRLSYLPATVEPPSPTPAHGLPRAKSELTLTPDPAPPMAHSPLHRSVSDLPLPLPQPALASPGSPEPLPILSLNGGGPELAGDWGGAGDAPLSPDPLLSSPPGSPKAALLSPVAQGPPVIPPSSGLPPPTPDGRVSTSTCGPPDHLLPPLGSPLPPDWVTLEEDFVLMLAISPSHLGADMVAAPHARFDDGLVHLCWVRSGISRTALLRLFLAMERGSHFSLGCPQLGYAAARAFRLEPLTPRGVLTVDGEQVEYGPLQAQMHPGLGTLLTGPPGCLGREP, from the exons ATGGCCCCGCCACCACCGCCACTGGCTGCCAGCACCCCGCTCCTCCATGGCGAGTTCGGCTCCTACCCAGCCCGAGGCCCACGCTATGCCCTCACCCTCACGTCACAGGCCCTGCACATACAGCGGCTGCGCCCCAAACCTGAAGCCAGGCCCCGGGGTGGCCTGGTCCCATTGGCTGAGGTCTCAGGCTGCTGCACCCTGCGAAGCCGCAGCCCCTCGGACTCAGCGGCCTACTTCTGCATCTACACCTATCCTCGGGGCCGGCTCGGGGGCCGGCGCAGAGCCACCCGCACCTTCCGGGCAGATGGGGCTGCCACCTACGAAGAGAACCGTGCCGAGGCCCAGCGCTGGGCCATCGCCCTCACATGTCTGCTCCGAGGACTGCCGCTGCCTGGGGACGGGG AGATCACCACTGACCTGCTACCTCGGCCGCCCCGGTTGCTCCTATTGGTCAATCCCTTcggggggcggggcctggcctGGCAGTGGTGTAAGAACTACGTGCTGCCCATGATCTCTGAAGCTGGGCTGTCCTTCAACCTCATCCAGACAG AACGACAGAACCACGCCCGGGAGCTGGTGCAGGGGCTGCGCCTGAGTGAGTGGGATGGCATCGTCACGGTCTCGGGAGACGGGCTGCTCTATGAG GTGCTGAACGGGCTCCTAGATCGCTCTGACTGGGAGGAAGCTGTGAAGATGCCTGTGGGCATCCTCCCCTGCGGCTCGGGCAATGCGTTGGCTGGAGCAGTGAACCAGCACGGGGG GTTTGAGCCGGCCTTGGGCCTTGACCTGCTGCTCAACTGCTCACTGTTGCTCTGCCGGGGCGGTGGCCATCCGCTGGACCTGCTCTCCGTGACGCTGGCCTCAGGCTCCCGCTGTTTCTCCTTCCTGTCTGTGGCCTGGGGCTTCGTGTCTGATGTGGATATCCAGAGCGAGCGCTTCAGGGCTCTGGGCAGTGTCCGCTTCACACTGGGCACGATGCTGGGCCTTGCCACATTGCATACCTACCGCGGACGCCTCTCCTACCTCCCTGCCACTGTGGAACCCCCTTCGCCCACCCCTGCCCATGGCCTGCCCCGTGCCAAGTCGGAGCTGACCCTGACCCCAGACCCAGCCCCGCCCATGGCCCACTCACCCCTGCATCGCTCTGTGTCTGAcctgccccttcccctgccccagcctgccctggcctcccctgGCTCCCCGGAACCCCTGCCCATCCTGTCCCTCAATGGTGGGGGCCCAGAGCTGGCCGGGgactggggtggggctggggatgcTCCGCTTTCCCCGGACCCACTGCTGTCTTCACCTCCTGGCTCTCCCAAGGCAGCTCTACTCTCGCCCGTCGCCCAGGGACCCCCTGTTATTCCCCCATCCTCTGggctcccacctcccacccctgaTGGCCGGGTATCGACCTCCACCTGCGGCCCGCCCGACCACCTGCTGCCTCCTCTGGGCTCCCCACTGCCTCCAGACTGGGTGACGCTGGAGGAAGACTTTGTGCTGATGTTGGCCATCTCGCCCAGCCACCTGGGCGCTGACATGGTGGCAGCTCCGCACGCGCGCTTCGATGACGGCCTGGTGCACCTATGCTGGGTGCGTAGTGGCATCTCTCGGACTGCGCTGCTGCGCCTCTTCCTGGCCATGGAGCGTGGTagccacttcagcctgggctgtCCGCAGCTGGGCTACGCCGCGGCCCGTGCCTTCCGCCTAGAGCCGCTTACGCCACGCGGCGTGCTCACGGTGGACGGGGAGCAGGTGGAGTATGGCCCGCTACAGGCGCAGATGCACCCTGGCCTCGGTACACTGCTCACTGGGCCTCCTGGCTGCCTGGGGCGGGAGCCATGA
- the SPHK2 gene encoding sphingosine kinase 2 isoform X1 produces the protein MNGHLEAEEQQDQRPDQELTGSWGHGPRSTLVRAKAMAPPPPPLAASTPLLHGEFGSYPARGPRYALTLTSQALHIQRLRPKPEARPRGGLVPLAEVSGCCTLRSRSPSDSAAYFCIYTYPRGRLGGRRRATRTFRADGAATYEENRAEAQRWAIALTCLLRGLPLPGDGEITTDLLPRPPRLLLLVNPFGGRGLAWQWCKNYVLPMISEAGLSFNLIQTERQNHARELVQGLRLSEWDGIVTVSGDGLLYEVLNGLLDRSDWEEAVKMPVGILPCGSGNALAGAVNQHGGFEPALGLDLLLNCSLLLCRGGGHPLDLLSVTLASGSRCFSFLSVAWGFVSDVDIQSERFRALGSVRFTLGTMLGLATLHTYRGRLSYLPATVEPPSPTPAHGLPRAKSELTLTPDPAPPMAHSPLHRSVSDLPLPLPQPALASPGSPEPLPILSLNGGGPELAGDWGGAGDAPLSPDPLLSSPPGSPKAALLSPVAQGPPVIPPSSGLPPPTPDGRVSTSTCGPPDHLLPPLGSPLPPDWVTLEEDFVLMLAISPSHLGADMVAAPHARFDDGLVHLCWVRSGISRTALLRLFLAMERGSHFSLGCPQLGYAAARAFRLEPLTPRGVLTVDGEQVEYGPLQAQMHPGLGTLLTGPPGCLGREP, from the exons ATGAATGGACACCTTGAAGCAGAGGAGCAGCAGGACCAG AGGCCGGACCAGGAGCTGACCGGGAGCTGGGGCCACGGGCCTAGGAGCACCCTGGTCAGGGCTAAGGCCATGGCCCCGCCACCACCGCCACTGGCTGCCAGCACCCCGCTCCTCCATGGCGAGTTCGGCTCCTACCCAGCCCGAGGCCCACGCTATGCCCTCACCCTCACGTCACAGGCCCTGCACATACAGCGGCTGCGCCCCAAACCTGAAGCCAGGCCCCGGGGTGGCCTGGTCCCATTGGCTGAGGTCTCAGGCTGCTGCACCCTGCGAAGCCGCAGCCCCTCGGACTCAGCGGCCTACTTCTGCATCTACACCTATCCTCGGGGCCGGCTCGGGGGCCGGCGCAGAGCCACCCGCACCTTCCGGGCAGATGGGGCTGCCACCTACGAAGAGAACCGTGCCGAGGCCCAGCGCTGGGCCATCGCCCTCACATGTCTGCTCCGAGGACTGCCGCTGCCTGGGGACGGGG AGATCACCACTGACCTGCTACCTCGGCCGCCCCGGTTGCTCCTATTGGTCAATCCCTTcggggggcggggcctggcctGGCAGTGGTGTAAGAACTACGTGCTGCCCATGATCTCTGAAGCTGGGCTGTCCTTCAACCTCATCCAGACAG AACGACAGAACCACGCCCGGGAGCTGGTGCAGGGGCTGCGCCTGAGTGAGTGGGATGGCATCGTCACGGTCTCGGGAGACGGGCTGCTCTATGAG GTGCTGAACGGGCTCCTAGATCGCTCTGACTGGGAGGAAGCTGTGAAGATGCCTGTGGGCATCCTCCCCTGCGGCTCGGGCAATGCGTTGGCTGGAGCAGTGAACCAGCACGGGGG GTTTGAGCCGGCCTTGGGCCTTGACCTGCTGCTCAACTGCTCACTGTTGCTCTGCCGGGGCGGTGGCCATCCGCTGGACCTGCTCTCCGTGACGCTGGCCTCAGGCTCCCGCTGTTTCTCCTTCCTGTCTGTGGCCTGGGGCTTCGTGTCTGATGTGGATATCCAGAGCGAGCGCTTCAGGGCTCTGGGCAGTGTCCGCTTCACACTGGGCACGATGCTGGGCCTTGCCACATTGCATACCTACCGCGGACGCCTCTCCTACCTCCCTGCCACTGTGGAACCCCCTTCGCCCACCCCTGCCCATGGCCTGCCCCGTGCCAAGTCGGAGCTGACCCTGACCCCAGACCCAGCCCCGCCCATGGCCCACTCACCCCTGCATCGCTCTGTGTCTGAcctgccccttcccctgccccagcctgccctggcctcccctgGCTCCCCGGAACCCCTGCCCATCCTGTCCCTCAATGGTGGGGGCCCAGAGCTGGCCGGGgactggggtggggctggggatgcTCCGCTTTCCCCGGACCCACTGCTGTCTTCACCTCCTGGCTCTCCCAAGGCAGCTCTACTCTCGCCCGTCGCCCAGGGACCCCCTGTTATTCCCCCATCCTCTGggctcccacctcccacccctgaTGGCCGGGTATCGACCTCCACCTGCGGCCCGCCCGACCACCTGCTGCCTCCTCTGGGCTCCCCACTGCCTCCAGACTGGGTGACGCTGGAGGAAGACTTTGTGCTGATGTTGGCCATCTCGCCCAGCCACCTGGGCGCTGACATGGTGGCAGCTCCGCACGCGCGCTTCGATGACGGCCTGGTGCACCTATGCTGGGTGCGTAGTGGCATCTCTCGGACTGCGCTGCTGCGCCTCTTCCTGGCCATGGAGCGTGGTagccacttcagcctgggctgtCCGCAGCTGGGCTACGCCGCGGCCCGTGCCTTCCGCCTAGAGCCGCTTACGCCACGCGGCGTGCTCACGGTGGACGGGGAGCAGGTGGAGTATGGCCCGCTACAGGCGCAGATGCACCCTGGCCTCGGTACACTGCTCACTGGGCCTCCTGGCTGCCTGGGGCGGGAGCCATGA
- the SPHK2 gene encoding sphingosine kinase 2 isoform X2 → MFISCCSLHCGNKRPDQELTGSWGHGPRSTLVRAKAMAPPPPPLAASTPLLHGEFGSYPARGPRYALTLTSQALHIQRLRPKPEARPRGGLVPLAEVSGCCTLRSRSPSDSAAYFCIYTYPRGRLGGRRRATRTFRADGAATYEENRAEAQRWAIALTCLLRGLPLPGDGEITTDLLPRPPRLLLLVNPFGGRGLAWQWCKNYVLPMISEAGLSFNLIQTERQNHARELVQGLRLSEWDGIVTVSGDGLLYEVLNGLLDRSDWEEAVKMPVGILPCGSGNALAGAVNQHGGFEPALGLDLLLNCSLLLCRGGGHPLDLLSVTLASGSRCFSFLSVAWGFVSDVDIQSERFRALGSVRFTLGTMLGLATLHTYRGRLSYLPATVEPPSPTPAHGLPRAKSELTLTPDPAPPMAHSPLHRSVSDLPLPLPQPALASPGSPEPLPILSLNGGGPELAGDWGGAGDAPLSPDPLLSSPPGSPKAALLSPVAQGPPVIPPSSGLPPPTPDGRVSTSTCGPPDHLLPPLGSPLPPDWVTLEEDFVLMLAISPSHLGADMVAAPHARFDDGLVHLCWVRSGISRTALLRLFLAMERGSHFSLGCPQLGYAAARAFRLEPLTPRGVLTVDGEQVEYGPLQAQMHPGLGTLLTGPPGCLGREP, encoded by the exons ATGTTTATCTCATGCTGCAGCCTCCACTGTGGTAATAAG AGGCCGGACCAGGAGCTGACCGGGAGCTGGGGCCACGGGCCTAGGAGCACCCTGGTCAGGGCTAAGGCCATGGCCCCGCCACCACCGCCACTGGCTGCCAGCACCCCGCTCCTCCATGGCGAGTTCGGCTCCTACCCAGCCCGAGGCCCACGCTATGCCCTCACCCTCACGTCACAGGCCCTGCACATACAGCGGCTGCGCCCCAAACCTGAAGCCAGGCCCCGGGGTGGCCTGGTCCCATTGGCTGAGGTCTCAGGCTGCTGCACCCTGCGAAGCCGCAGCCCCTCGGACTCAGCGGCCTACTTCTGCATCTACACCTATCCTCGGGGCCGGCTCGGGGGCCGGCGCAGAGCCACCCGCACCTTCCGGGCAGATGGGGCTGCCACCTACGAAGAGAACCGTGCCGAGGCCCAGCGCTGGGCCATCGCCCTCACATGTCTGCTCCGAGGACTGCCGCTGCCTGGGGACGGGG AGATCACCACTGACCTGCTACCTCGGCCGCCCCGGTTGCTCCTATTGGTCAATCCCTTcggggggcggggcctggcctGGCAGTGGTGTAAGAACTACGTGCTGCCCATGATCTCTGAAGCTGGGCTGTCCTTCAACCTCATCCAGACAG AACGACAGAACCACGCCCGGGAGCTGGTGCAGGGGCTGCGCCTGAGTGAGTGGGATGGCATCGTCACGGTCTCGGGAGACGGGCTGCTCTATGAG GTGCTGAACGGGCTCCTAGATCGCTCTGACTGGGAGGAAGCTGTGAAGATGCCTGTGGGCATCCTCCCCTGCGGCTCGGGCAATGCGTTGGCTGGAGCAGTGAACCAGCACGGGGG GTTTGAGCCGGCCTTGGGCCTTGACCTGCTGCTCAACTGCTCACTGTTGCTCTGCCGGGGCGGTGGCCATCCGCTGGACCTGCTCTCCGTGACGCTGGCCTCAGGCTCCCGCTGTTTCTCCTTCCTGTCTGTGGCCTGGGGCTTCGTGTCTGATGTGGATATCCAGAGCGAGCGCTTCAGGGCTCTGGGCAGTGTCCGCTTCACACTGGGCACGATGCTGGGCCTTGCCACATTGCATACCTACCGCGGACGCCTCTCCTACCTCCCTGCCACTGTGGAACCCCCTTCGCCCACCCCTGCCCATGGCCTGCCCCGTGCCAAGTCGGAGCTGACCCTGACCCCAGACCCAGCCCCGCCCATGGCCCACTCACCCCTGCATCGCTCTGTGTCTGAcctgccccttcccctgccccagcctgccctggcctcccctgGCTCCCCGGAACCCCTGCCCATCCTGTCCCTCAATGGTGGGGGCCCAGAGCTGGCCGGGgactggggtggggctggggatgcTCCGCTTTCCCCGGACCCACTGCTGTCTTCACCTCCTGGCTCTCCCAAGGCAGCTCTACTCTCGCCCGTCGCCCAGGGACCCCCTGTTATTCCCCCATCCTCTGggctcccacctcccacccctgaTGGCCGGGTATCGACCTCCACCTGCGGCCCGCCCGACCACCTGCTGCCTCCTCTGGGCTCCCCACTGCCTCCAGACTGGGTGACGCTGGAGGAAGACTTTGTGCTGATGTTGGCCATCTCGCCCAGCCACCTGGGCGCTGACATGGTGGCAGCTCCGCACGCGCGCTTCGATGACGGCCTGGTGCACCTATGCTGGGTGCGTAGTGGCATCTCTCGGACTGCGCTGCTGCGCCTCTTCCTGGCCATGGAGCGTGGTagccacttcagcctgggctgtCCGCAGCTGGGCTACGCCGCGGCCCGTGCCTTCCGCCTAGAGCCGCTTACGCCACGCGGCGTGCTCACGGTGGACGGGGAGCAGGTGGAGTATGGCCCGCTACAGGCGCAGATGCACCCTGGCCTCGGTACACTGCTCACTGGGCCTCCTGGCTGCCTGGGGCGGGAGCCATGA
- the RPL18 gene encoding large ribosomal subunit protein eL18 has translation MGVDIRHNKDRKVRRKEPKSQDIYLRLLVKLYRFLARRTNSTFNQVVLKRLFMSRTNRPPLSLSRMIRKMKLPGRENKTAVVVGTVTDDVRVQEVPKLKVCALRVTSRARSRILKAGGKILTFDQLALDSPKGCGTVLLSGPRKGREVYRHFGKAPGTPHSHTKPYVRSKGRKFERARGRRASRGYKN, from the exons ATG GGAGTTGACATCCGTCACAACAAGGACCGAAAGGTTCGGCGCAAGGAGCCCAAGAGCCAGGATATCTACCTGAGGCTGTTGGTCAAG CTGTACAGGTTTCTGGCCAGGCGAACCAACTCCACATTTAACCAGGTCGTGCTGAAGAGGTTGTTTATGAGTCGCACCAACCGGCCACCTCTGTCCCTTTCCCGAATG ATCCGGAAGATGAAGCTTCCTGGCCGGGAAAACAAAACCGCCGTGGTTGTGGGGACCGTGACGGACGACGTGCGCGTTCAGGAGGTTCCGAAACTGAAG GTATGTGCGCTGCGTGTGACCAGCCGGGCCCGCAGCCGTATCCTAAAGGCGGGGGGCAAGATCCTCACTTTCGACCAGCTGGCCCTGGACTCCCCCAAGGGCTGCGGGACCGTCCTGCTCTCCG GTCCTCGCAAGGGCCGAGAGGTGTACCGGCATTTTGGCAAGGCCCCAGGAACTCCGCACAGCCACACCAA aCCCTACGTTCGCTCCAAGGGCCGGAAGTTCGAGCGCGCCAGAGGCCGACGGGCCAGCCGAGGCTACAAAAACTAA